TAACAGATAAGGATTGACCGACTGCCACACGCCGTCCCAATCGCTTAATGCGCGGTCTTTCACGTTCTTATCTTCAAATACCCCTTCACTTGCTTTGCGTTCCACATCGGTAAGCGGTTTACCGTGCGAGTGGCTGTGCGCCAGAGCGTTAGCACTACTCAGCAAAATTCCCATGCTCAGAACCAGGGTCGAAATCCGTAATGTCATCAGCGTCTCCGTTTGTATGCCATGAAATTGTCGATAATGTTATAACATAACATTATCGACATTCAACAGGTATGAAAACACTTTGTTACGTAGCGGCCTGGGTTAGAGGGGGGGTATATTTAATTATCCCGGCCAGGCGAATAAAAGAGGGCTCCATATCGCTGTCTTTTATACTGGCGAATCCGACCAATAACCCTTTTGATTTCTGAGCATTAAAATAGTAACGCGACAGCGGCCTCACCAAAATACCTGCGGCGTTCGCCTCTTTTGCAATGCCGACATCATCCGCCTGGGCAGGGAGCTGAATAATAAGATGCAGACCGGCATTACTGCTGTAATACCCCAGATATTCTTCCCCTAAATGCTGTTTGATTAATTCCACTAACTGGTTTCGGCGCTTGCTATAAAGCTGGCGCATTTTACGGATATGGGCTGCGTAATAACCCTCTTTGATAAATTCCGCTAATGCGGCCTGCACAACCTGATGCCCACCGCGATAGAGCTCGTTATGAACCTTCTTAAGCGGGGCGGATAAAGGCTTAGGTAATACGACATAACCCAGGCGCAGCGCGGGGTAGAGTGTTTTGCTAAAGGTGCCGATGTAAATCACCGGGCTCTCTTCTTCCAGGCCCTGGAGCGAAGGGATAGGCTGGCCGGAGAAGCGGAATTCACTGTCATAATCATCTTCCACAATCCAGCTATTAAATTCCCGCGCAAGGGAGAGTAATAGCTGGCGGCGAGGAAGGCTCATCACGGAACCTAAAGGATATTGGTGCGAAGGGGTGACGAAAATTAATTTTGGCCGTTCGTCGGGTGACGTCTTGGGAACCAGCCCCTGGTCATCAACATCAAGCGCGGAAAACGTCACGGCATTCATGCGCAATATATTTTTAATTCCCCAATATCCGGGCTCTTCAATCCAGGCATGATCGCCTGGATTACAAATTGTGCGGGTGACTAAATCCAGCGCCTGATGAATCCCTTCGGTGATTAATATCTGATCGGTTGAACATTTCACGCCGCGTGCGGTGCGCAAATAATCGGAGAGGGCAGATTTTAAAACTTCCAGGCCGCCTGCGGCATCATAGGTGAGATATTTCGGGTCTGGACGCCGGGCAATAAGGTCATAAATCTTTTTAAAAGTACGGTGCGGAAAACTGTTTACGTCAGGCACGCCGGGAATGAAATCGCCCCACTGAGCGGGACTTGCGCTGGCATTTTCCAGCAGCGCAAGCCCGCGCTCAGAAAGGCTCGTCAATCCATCAGGCAGAGGCGTTTGAGCCGAACGCGCAACCTGCGTGTTGAGATTATCGAGAACGCTTTCTGTCACAAACGTGCCGCTGCTGGTGCGCGTCGAAATATACCCCTCGGCCTGCAACTGTTCGTAAACGCGCAAAACGGTATTGCGCGAGAGCGCCAGTTCATTCGCTAAATCTCGCGTGGGCGGCATGCGTGCCGCGGGGCGCAAATTCCCCTCAAGAATTGAACTGCATATCGCAACATAAAGTTTCTTATGAAGTTTCTCGCCAGGCGTTTGAAGAAATGCCTGCTTGATCACATCTACGGCAAGTGAACGCATTTGGATCCTAATATTAAAACGATTTGGCTCTCGATTCAGGTACCAGATACTGTCTAAATGGATCTCGACAATCAACCTGTATATCTGAATTGTGTGTGAGGGATAAAAAAATGAGTAATAACGAACTCCATCAACGTCGCCTGGCTGCCACTCCACGTGGGGTCGGCGTAATGTGTAATTTCTTTGCTCAAAAAGCGGAAAACAGCACCATCACCGATGTTGAAGGTAAGGAATATATCGATTTTGCCGCAGGGATTGCCGTGCTGAACACCGGCCATCGCCATCCTCGCCTGATGCAGGCGATTGAGCAGCAACTTCAGGCATTTACTCATACCGCCTATCAAATCGTTCCTTATGAAAGTTATGTCTCCCTGGCTGAAAAAATTAACGCCGCCGCGCCTATTTTTGGGCCGAAGAAAACGGCATTTTTCACCACCGGTGCCGAAGCGGTAGAGAACGCGGTGAAAATTGCCCGCGCCCATACCGGTCGCCCAGGGGTGATTGCGTTTAGCGGCGGGTTCCATGGCCGCACCTATATGACCATGGCGCTTACCGGCAAAGTGGCTCCGTATAAAATCGGCTTCGGGCCATTCCCAGGCTCCGTTTTCCATGCGCCGTACCCGTCAGAGCTGAACGGTATTTCTACTGATGACGCCGTGAAAGCCATTGAGCGCCTGTTTAAATCGGATATCGAAGCTACCCAGGTTGCGGCCATTATCTTTGAACCGGTGCAGGGCGAAGGGGGCTTTAACGTCGCGCCGCCTGAGTTTGTGGCTGCGATTCGCCAAATCTGTAACACCCACGGAATAGTGATGATCGCCGATGAAGTGCAAAGCGGCTTTGCCCGTACCGGCAAAATGTTCGCGATGAACCATTACGCGCATCAGCCTGATTTGATGACCATGGCGAAAAGCCTTGCGGGCGGCATGCCGTTATCGGGCGTTGTTGGTAAAGCGGAAATTATGGATGCGCCAGCCCCAGGTGGTTTAGGCGGCACTTATGCGGGTAACCCTCTGGCTGTGGCGTCGGCACACGCCGTGCTGGATGTCATCACCGAAGAAAAATTGTGTTTACGCGCCCAGGCATTGGGCGAGCGCCTGACCTCGCGCCTGCGTGAAATCACCGCAACCTGCCCGGCGCTGGTGGAAATTCGCGGCCTGGGCTCAATGGTTGCCGCTGAATTTTATGATGCGGCAACGGGCGAGCCTTCAGCGGCTGTCGCGCAACAGGTTCAGAAACGTGCCCTGGAGCAGGGGCTACTGTTGCTGACCTGCGGGCAGAACGGGAACGTGATTCGCTTCCTCTATCCGCTGACGATTCCGGATGCCCAGTTTGATAAAGCGCTCGATATTATTAAAAACGCAACGCAGATGTGAGATGCCTGATGATGAATTTAACGAATCCCGACCTGTTGCTTGATTCATGCCCGCTGGATGGGGAATGGAGCCACGCGCTTTCGGGCCAAAAAATGGCGGTTGTCAATGCGGCGACGGGCGAAAAAATTGCCGATGTGCCTTTGATGGGGCAGGCGGAAACTCAACGTGCGATCGCGGCTGCGGAACAGGCGCAGAAAGAGTGGAAAAAGCAGACGGCCGCCAGTCGGGCCAAAATTCTGCACCGTTGGGTCAGCCTGATTAATGAAAACAGCGACGATCTGGCGCGGTTGATCACCCTCGAAGGCGGCAAGCCGCTCGCCGAGGCGCGGGGTGAAGTGAACTATGCCGCGTCGTTTATTACCTGGTTTGCCGAAGAGGCAAAACGCGTGGATGGCGTGCTATTGCAGCCGACCAACGCCGATCAGCGCTTTATCGTATCGAAACAGCCGGTTGGCGTTTGCGCCGCTATCACACCGTGGAATTTCCCGGCGGCGATGATTACGCGCAAGGTCGCACCTGCGTTGGCTGCGGGCTGTGCGATTATCGTCAAGCCTGCGGAACAAACTCCGCTGACGGCGCTGGCGTTAGCCAAACTGGCGGAAGAGGCGGGTTTACCCAACGCGCTTTTGCAGGTGATTCCCGGAGATGCAAAAGAGATTGGCGGCGAGCTTTGCCGCAATGCCACGGTGCGAAAACTCAGTTTTACTGGCTCGACCGATACCGGACGTTTACTGATGGCGCAGTGCGCGCCGACTATCAAAAAATTGTCACTGGAGTTGGGGGGTAACGCGCCTGTAATCGTCTTTGATGATGCGGATCTTGAGCTTGCCGTAAAAGGCATTCTGGCCTCCAAATTCCGTAACAGCGGCCAGACCTGTGTGTGTGCAAATCGCATCTACGTTCAGAGCGGCATTTATCAGGCACTGAGTGCAGAACTGGTGAAGGCTGTCGAAGCATTGAAAGTGGGTAACGGCCTGGACGACGGCGTGACCCAGGGGCCGCTCATTAATGCTAAAGCGATAGATAAAGTTGAGCTGCATATTCAGGACGCGCTGGAAAAAGGCGCGACGCTATTAACCGGCGGGAAAAAACACCCGCTCGGCGGCAACTACTTTACGCCAACGATTGTGGCAAACGTCACCCAGGAGATGCGTTTTGCCAGGGAAGAGACGTTTGGCCCCGTTGCGCCGCTCTTCAAATTTGAAACCGACGAACAAGTGGTGAATTACGCCAATGACACGGAATTTGGCCTTGCCGCGTATATCTTTACTCAGAATGCGAAACGCCAATGGCAAATTCCCGAAGCGCTGGAATATGGCATGGTAGGCGTGAATACCGGTTTGATCTCCAACGAAGTTGCACCCTTTGGCGGAATTAAACAATCCGGGCTGGGCCGTGAAGGTTCTAGATTCGGTATTGAGGAGTATCTGGAGATGAAGTACGTCTGCGTCGCTCTGTAATATCCGCGAAACTCAAACATCGCTTTAACGGGTGGATGGCGCTTGCGCTTATCCACCCTACAAAGTCCAGTTCGTAAATTGGGTAAGCGTAGCGCCACCCGACATCAATTTATCCAATCCTGAAGCCCCAAAACAGGGCAATTCTGCCCTTACTGCACCATGTTAATGCCTTGCGAATATCTTTAACAATTATGTGACATTGAGCGTATACATATAACATATTATGTTTTATAAAATAGACACACTGCCTGCCCTTATGCCACATAAAGAGAAAAGATATGGAACAGACGACAGACAAAGAAAACCATCAGCATCAGCCAGTTAAAGGCGAGCAATTCAATCGCTCGATAGG
This genomic window from Buttiauxella gaviniae contains:
- a CDS encoding NAD-dependent succinate-semialdehyde dehydrogenase is translated as MNLTNPDLLLDSCPLDGEWSHALSGQKMAVVNAATGEKIADVPLMGQAETQRAIAAAEQAQKEWKKQTAASRAKILHRWVSLINENSDDLARLITLEGGKPLAEARGEVNYAASFITWFAEEAKRVDGVLLQPTNADQRFIVSKQPVGVCAAITPWNFPAAMITRKVAPALAAGCAIIVKPAEQTPLTALALAKLAEEAGLPNALLQVIPGDAKEIGGELCRNATVRKLSFTGSTDTGRLLMAQCAPTIKKLSLELGGNAPVIVFDDADLELAVKGILASKFRNSGQTCVCANRIYVQSGIYQALSAELVKAVEALKVGNGLDDGVTQGPLINAKAIDKVELHIQDALEKGATLLTGGKKHPLGGNYFTPTIVANVTQEMRFAREETFGPVAPLFKFETDEQVVNYANDTEFGLAAYIFTQNAKRQWQIPEALEYGMVGVNTGLISNEVAPFGGIKQSGLGREGSRFGIEEYLEMKYVCVAL
- a CDS encoding PLP-dependent aminotransferase family protein: MRSLAVDVIKQAFLQTPGEKLHKKLYVAICSSILEGNLRPAARMPPTRDLANELALSRNTVLRVYEQLQAEGYISTRTSSGTFVTESVLDNLNTQVARSAQTPLPDGLTSLSERGLALLENASASPAQWGDFIPGVPDVNSFPHRTFKKIYDLIARRPDPKYLTYDAAGGLEVLKSALSDYLRTARGVKCSTDQILITEGIHQALDLVTRTICNPGDHAWIEEPGYWGIKNILRMNAVTFSALDVDDQGLVPKTSPDERPKLIFVTPSHQYPLGSVMSLPRRQLLLSLAREFNSWIVEDDYDSEFRFSGQPIPSLQGLEEESPVIYIGTFSKTLYPALRLGYVVLPKPLSAPLKKVHNELYRGGHQVVQAALAEFIKEGYYAAHIRKMRQLYSKRRNQLVELIKQHLGEEYLGYYSSNAGLHLIIQLPAQADDVGIAKEANAAGILVRPLSRYYFNAQKSKGLLVGFASIKDSDMEPSFIRLAGIIKYTPPLTQAAT
- the puuE gene encoding 4-aminobutyrate transaminase: MSNNELHQRRLAATPRGVGVMCNFFAQKAENSTITDVEGKEYIDFAAGIAVLNTGHRHPRLMQAIEQQLQAFTHTAYQIVPYESYVSLAEKINAAAPIFGPKKTAFFTTGAEAVENAVKIARAHTGRPGVIAFSGGFHGRTYMTMALTGKVAPYKIGFGPFPGSVFHAPYPSELNGISTDDAVKAIERLFKSDIEATQVAAIIFEPVQGEGGFNVAPPEFVAAIRQICNTHGIVMIADEVQSGFARTGKMFAMNHYAHQPDLMTMAKSLAGGMPLSGVVGKAEIMDAPAPGGLGGTYAGNPLAVASAHAVLDVITEEKLCLRAQALGERLTSRLREITATCPALVEIRGLGSMVAAEFYDAATGEPSAAVAQQVQKRALEQGLLLLTCGQNGNVIRFLYPLTIPDAQFDKALDIIKNATQM